Within the Pseudomonas oryzae genome, the region TGGGCCAGCGGCTCGATGCCGTCGGTGTTCACCGCCTGCATCTGGTCGATCAGGCCGAGGATGTTGTTGAGGGTCTCGGTGGTGCGCGGAATCTCCGCCTCGTCCAGCCCCAGGCGGGCCAGATGGGCGATTTTTTCCACGTCGGAGCGTTCGAGCGCCATCGGGGATCTCCAGCGGAAAGCGACGAATGACCGGCGGGTGAGGGCAGGGGGAACAGGGCCGCAAAACGGCGGTCAAAGGCCGCGATGAGGGGCCTTTGCGGCCCGGAAAAGCGAGCAATCTAACATATGTGCGCCTTGCCCAAAATCCCTGCCGTTGTTAGAGTTCGCCGCACTTTTAGCCACGCGTTACCCCCAGGGTTTCTGTCCCATGTTGAAAAAACTGCGCGGCATGTTTTCCAGCGATCTGTCGATCGACCTGGGCACTGCCAACACCCTTATTTATGTGCGTGAGCGCGGGATTGTGCTCAACGAACCGTCCGTGGTTGCCATTCGCAGCAGCGGCAACCAGAAAAGCGTGGTGGCCGTCGGTACCGAAGCCAAGCGCATGCTGGGGCGTACCCCGGGCAACATTTCCGCGATCCGCCCGATGAAGGACGGCGTGATCGCCGACTTCAGCGTCTGCGAGAAGATGCTGCAGTACTTCATCAACAAGGTGCACGAGAACAGCTTCCTGCAGCCGTCGCCGCGCGTGCTGATCTGCGTGCCGTGCAAGTCGACCCAGGTCGAGCGCCGCGCCATCCGCGAGTCGGCCCTCGGCGCCGGTGCCCGCGAGGTGTTCCTGATCGAAGAACCGATGGCCGCGGCCATCGGCGCCGGCCTGCCGGTGGAAGAGGCGCGTGGCTCGATGGTCGTCGACATCGGCGGCGGCACCACCGAGATCGCCCTGATTTCCCTCA harbors:
- the gatC gene encoding Asp-tRNA(Asn)/Glu-tRNA(Gln) amidotransferase subunit GatC — encoded protein: MALERSDVEKIAHLARLGLDEAEIPRTTETLNNILGLIDQMQAVNTDGIEPLAHPLEATQRLRADVVSETNQRDAYQAIAPAVENGLYLVPKVIE
- the mreB gene encoding rod shape-determining protein MreB, with protein sequence MLKKLRGMFSSDLSIDLGTANTLIYVRERGIVLNEPSVVAIRSSGNQKSVVAVGTEAKRMLGRTPGNISAIRPMKDGVIADFSVCEKMLQYFINKVHENSFLQPSPRVLICVPCKSTQVERRAIRESALGAGAREVFLIEEPMAAAIGAGLPVEEARGSMVVDIGGGTTEIALISLNGVVYAESVRVGGDRFDEAIVTYVRRNYGSLIGESTAERIKQEIGTAYPGSELREIDVRGRNLAEGVPRSFTLNSAEVLEALQESLAAIVQAVKSALEQSPPELASDIAERGLVLTGGGALLRDLDKLLAQETGLPVIVAEDPLTCVARGGGRALEMIDRHAMDLLSTE